The following are from one region of the Brienomyrus brachyistius isolate T26 chromosome 13, BBRACH_0.4, whole genome shotgun sequence genome:
- the LOC125706855 gene encoding D(4) dopamine receptor-like, with protein MSSTWGGFWKICLDENSSQGIRFRSERGPERRRPSADMQENLSAFNSTAQQADTGYNFLALVFGTLLIVVIICGNLLVCLSVYTEKALKTTTNYFIVSLAVADLLLAVLVLPLYVYAEFQGGIWALNMVICDGLMTMDVMLCTASIFNLCAISVDRFIAVSVPLTYNRKHIDQRQIILLSATWILALAVASPVIFGINNVPHRDTSRCQLEDNNYVVYSSVCSFFIPCPIMLLLYCGMFRGLRRWEEARKAKLRNSILACHKLQQAATAALPPLAALPPPLPPVIERELVDAKAEDVERYSQPGSPFPAGYKSAPVQTVAFPDSVYTQAPPKKTRAKINCRERKAMKVLPVVVGAFLFCWTPFFVVHTMRALCESCDIAPHLMSIVTWLGYVNSAVNPVIYTVFNTEFRKFFRKFIPSCC; from the exons ATGAGCAGCACTTGGGGGGGTTTCTGGAAAATATGCCTAGATGAAAACTCCTCGCAAGGGATCCGCTTTCGCTCGGAGCGGGGACCGGAGCGAAGGCGGCCGTCTGCAGACATGCAAGAAAACCTCTCCGCTTTCAACAGCACCGCGCAGCAGGCGGACACAGGCTATAATTTCCTCGCTCTGGTCTTTGGGACATTGCTGATCGTCGTGATCATTTGCGGAAACCTGCTCGTGTGCCTTAGTGTATACACGGAAAAAGctttaaaaacaacaacaaactaCTTCATAGTCAGTTTGGCCGTTGCCGACTTACTGTTGGCGGTACTGGTTTTGCCACTCTATGTGTATGCGGAG TTCCAGGGTGGCATCTGGGCCTTGAACATGGTGATTTGCGACGGACTGATGACGATGGACGTGATGTTGTGCACAGCCTCCATATTCAACTTATGCGCTATCAGTGTTGACAG GTTCATCGCTGTATCTGTTCCTCTCACCTACAACCGTAAGCACATCGACCAGAGGCAGATCATCCTGCTCTCGGCCACCTGGATACTGGCCTTAGCGGTGGCCTCCCCCGTCATCTTCGGCATCAATAACGTGCCACACCGGGACACCTCCAGGTGCCAGCTGGAGGACAACAACTATGTGGTGTACTCCTCCGTTTGCTCCTTCTTCATCCCCTGTCCCATCATGTTGTTGCTGTACTGCGGAATGTTCCGGGGCCTTCGGCGCTGGGAGGAAGCACGCAAGGCCAAGCTGCGGAACAGCATCCTGGCCTGCCACAAACTGCAGCAGGCAGCCACTGCCGCTCTGCCCCCCCTGGCGGCCctgccgccgccgctgccgcccGTCATTGAACGCGAGCTGGTGGACGCCAAGGCTGAGGATGTGGAGCGCTACTCGCAGCCGGGGTCCCCGTTCCCCGCAGGGTACAAGAGCGCACCAGTCCAGACAGTGGCCTTCCCGGACTCCGTGTACACGCAGGCCCCTCCCAAAAAGACGAGGGCTAAGATCAACTGTAGGGAGAGGAAAGCCATGAAGGTTCTCCCTGTTGTAGTAG GTGCCTTCCTCTTTTGCTGGACACCATTCTTCGTCGTTCACACCATGCGAGCTCTTTGTGAGTCATGTGACATCGCCCCCCACCTGATGAGCATCGTCACCTGGCTGGGCTACGTCAACAGCGCCGTCAACCCCGTCATTTACACGGTTTTCAACACGGAGTTCAGGAAGTTCTTCCGTAAATTCATTCCCAGCTGCTGCTAA